A section of the Coregonus clupeaformis isolate EN_2021a unplaced genomic scaffold, ASM2061545v1 scaf0080, whole genome shotgun sequence genome encodes:
- the gprc5c gene encoding G-protein coupled receptor family C group 5 member C isoform X4 — protein MDQTRKRLHLLLLPTAVTVWSLPVSMGASVTPGGCGSIVDSLYYSLCDLSAVWGIVLESFAAAGVVGSIILLIVLLASLPFITDKNRRSSVGINACFLICTLGLFCLTFSFIVGKDFATCASRRFLFGVLFAGCFACLLMQCVRLNLLTRRGDQGPRAWVLCLGALGLWLVEVVINTEWLIITIVRYPLSPLNVTGTALGTAADVPCNIANQDFVMALIYVLNLLLAVVVASLPSLCGKHKQRRQEGAFILVTGLLSVFIWVAWITMYVWGNLRTGGPSWDDPTLAIALVSNAWVFLVLYTIPEICSLTQEEGGVPGFGEDLYPSRGVGYETILKDQGAQNMFMENKAFSMDEPNSGPKVVSPYSGYSGQLRSSVYQPTELAIISKGMGNEMSYESRIPRASINNSSPAHRGGSTLSVRTDEAADTQTQQGHSGNGLHKKSQW, from the exons ATGGATCAGACACGCAAGAGGCTTCATCTCCTTCTGCTCCCGACCGCTGTCACTGTCTGGTCTCTCCCCGTCTCGATGGGCGCCAGCGTGACCCCAGGGGGGTGTGGCTCCATTGTAGACTCCCTGTACTACAGCCTGTGTGACCTCAGCGCCGTATGGGGCATCGTGCTGGAGTCGTTCGCGGCGGCCGGCGTGGTGGGTTCCATCATCCTCCTCATCGTCCTCCTGGCCAGCCTACCCTTCATCACAGACAAGAACAGGAGGAGCTCCGTGGGGATCAATGCCTGCTTCCTGATCTGTACCCTGGGCCTCTTCTGCCTCACCTTCTCCTTCATCGTAGGGAAGGACTTCGCCACCTGCGCCTCGCGACGCTTCCTCTTCGGGGTGCTGTTCGCCGGGTGCTTTGCGTGTCTTCTCATGCAGTGTGTGAGGCTGAACCTCCTGACCCGCAGGGGGGATCAGGGGCCCCGGGCCTGGGTTCTGTGTCTGGGAGCCCTGGGGCTCTGGCTGGTGGAGGTGGTCATCAACACGGAGTGGCTGATCATTACCATTGTTCGCTACCCGCTGTCACCACTCAACGTTACAGGGACAGCACTAGGCACGGCCGCAGACGTGCCCTGTAACATTGCCAACCAAGACTTTGTCATGGCGCTGATCTACGTACTGAATCTTCTCCTAGCTGTCGTAGTGGCATCCTTACCCTCCCTGTGCGGGAAACACAAGCAGAGGCGCCAGGAGGGAGCCTTCATCCTCGTTACGGGTCTCCTCTCTGTTTTCATCTGGGTGGCCTGGATCACCATGTACGTCTGGGGGAACCTGAGAACCGGCGGACCCAGCTGGGATGACCCTACCCTGGCCATCGCCCTGGTCAGCAACGCCTGGGTGTTCCTGGTCCTCTACACCATCCCAGAGATCTGCTCTCTGACCCAGGAGGAGGGGGGTGTGCCGGGGTTCGGAGAGGACCTGTACCCAAGCAGAGGGGTGGGCTATGAGACCATCCTGAAAGATCAAGGAGCCCAGAATATGTTTATGGAGAACAAGGCTTTCTCTATGGATGAGCCCAACTCAG GTCCGAAGGTTGTGTCCCCATACAGCGGCTACAGTGGTCAGCTCCGCAGTTCTGTCTACCAGCCCACAGAGCTAGCTATCATTAGCAAGGGAATGGGGAAT GAAATGTCCTATGAGTCTCGCATCCCCCGAGCCTCCATCAACAACAGCTCCCCGGCCCACAGAGGGGGCAGTACCCTGTCAGTACGCACCGACGAGGccgcagacacacaaacacagcaggGCCACAGT GGTAATGGACTGCACAAGAAATCCCAGTGGTGA
- the gprc5c gene encoding G-protein coupled receptor family C group 5 member C isoform X2 translates to MDQTRKRLHLLLLPTAVTVWSLPVSMGASVTPGGCGSIVDSLYYSLCDLSAVWGIVLESFAAAGVVGSIILLIVLLASLPFITDKNRRSSVGINACFLICTLGLFCLTFSFIVGKDFATCASRRFLFGVLFAGCFACLLMQCVRLNLLTRRGDQGPRAWVLCLGALGLWLVEVVINTEWLIITIVRYPLSPLNVTGTALGTAADVPCNIANQDFVMALIYVLNLLLAVVVASLPSLCGKHKQRRQEGAFILVTGLLSVFIWVAWITMYVWGNLRTGGPSWDDPTLAIALVSNAWVFLVLYTIPEICSLTQEEGGVPGFGEDLYPSRGVGYETILKDQGAQNMFMENKAFSMDEPNSGPKVVSPYSGYSGQLRSSVYQPTELAIISKGMGNEMSYESRIPRASINNSSPAHRGGSTLVMDCTRNPSGEHRLYVTPLFSRHFCSSIFLKSVDSILLLSIGSLI, encoded by the exons ATGGATCAGACACGCAAGAGGCTTCATCTCCTTCTGCTCCCGACCGCTGTCACTGTCTGGTCTCTCCCCGTCTCGATGGGCGCCAGCGTGACCCCAGGGGGGTGTGGCTCCATTGTAGACTCCCTGTACTACAGCCTGTGTGACCTCAGCGCCGTATGGGGCATCGTGCTGGAGTCGTTCGCGGCGGCCGGCGTGGTGGGTTCCATCATCCTCCTCATCGTCCTCCTGGCCAGCCTACCCTTCATCACAGACAAGAACAGGAGGAGCTCCGTGGGGATCAATGCCTGCTTCCTGATCTGTACCCTGGGCCTCTTCTGCCTCACCTTCTCCTTCATCGTAGGGAAGGACTTCGCCACCTGCGCCTCGCGACGCTTCCTCTTCGGGGTGCTGTTCGCCGGGTGCTTTGCGTGTCTTCTCATGCAGTGTGTGAGGCTGAACCTCCTGACCCGCAGGGGGGATCAGGGGCCCCGGGCCTGGGTTCTGTGTCTGGGAGCCCTGGGGCTCTGGCTGGTGGAGGTGGTCATCAACACGGAGTGGCTGATCATTACCATTGTTCGCTACCCGCTGTCACCACTCAACGTTACAGGGACAGCACTAGGCACGGCCGCAGACGTGCCCTGTAACATTGCCAACCAAGACTTTGTCATGGCGCTGATCTACGTACTGAATCTTCTCCTAGCTGTCGTAGTGGCATCCTTACCCTCCCTGTGCGGGAAACACAAGCAGAGGCGCCAGGAGGGAGCCTTCATCCTCGTTACGGGTCTCCTCTCTGTTTTCATCTGGGTGGCCTGGATCACCATGTACGTCTGGGGGAACCTGAGAACCGGCGGACCCAGCTGGGATGACCCTACCCTGGCCATCGCCCTGGTCAGCAACGCCTGGGTGTTCCTGGTCCTCTACACCATCCCAGAGATCTGCTCTCTGACCCAGGAGGAGGGGGGTGTGCCGGGGTTCGGAGAGGACCTGTACCCAAGCAGAGGGGTGGGCTATGAGACCATCCTGAAAGATCAAGGAGCCCAGAATATGTTTATGGAGAACAAGGCTTTCTCTATGGATGAGCCCAACTCAG GTCCGAAGGTTGTGTCCCCATACAGCGGCTACAGTGGTCAGCTCCGCAGTTCTGTCTACCAGCCCACAGAGCTAGCTATCATTAGCAAGGGAATGGGGAAT GAAATGTCCTATGAGTCTCGCATCCCCCGAGCCTCCATCAACAACAGCTCCCCGGCCCACAGAGGGGGCAGTACCCT GGTAATGGACTGCACAAGAAATCCCAGTGGTGAACACAGACTTTACGTTACACCTCTCTTCTCAAGACATTTTTGTTCATCCATTTTCCTCAAATCTGTTGACTCTATTTTGTTGTTGTCCATTGGATCCTTAATATGA
- the gprc5c gene encoding G-protein coupled receptor family C group 5 member C isoform X1, whose amino-acid sequence MDQTRKRLHLLLLPTAVTVWSLPVSMGASVTPGGCGSIVDSLYYSLCDLSAVWGIVLESFAAAGVVGSIILLIVLLASLPFITDKNRRSSVGINACFLICTLGLFCLTFSFIVGKDFATCASRRFLFGVLFAGCFACLLMQCVRLNLLTRRGDQGPRAWVLCLGALGLWLVEVVINTEWLIITIVRYPLSPLNVTGTALGTAADVPCNIANQDFVMALIYVLNLLLAVVVASLPSLCGKHKQRRQEGAFILVTGLLSVFIWVAWITMYVWGNLRTGGPSWDDPTLAIALVSNAWVFLVLYTIPEICSLTQEEGGVPGFGEDLYPSRGVGYETILKDQGAQNMFMENKAFSMDEPNSGPKVVSPYSGYSGQLRSSVYQPTELAIISKGMGNQEMSYESRIPRASINNSSPAHRGGSTLVMDCTRNPSGEHRLYVTPLFSRHFCSSIFLKSVDSILLLSIGSLI is encoded by the exons ATGGATCAGACACGCAAGAGGCTTCATCTCCTTCTGCTCCCGACCGCTGTCACTGTCTGGTCTCTCCCCGTCTCGATGGGCGCCAGCGTGACCCCAGGGGGGTGTGGCTCCATTGTAGACTCCCTGTACTACAGCCTGTGTGACCTCAGCGCCGTATGGGGCATCGTGCTGGAGTCGTTCGCGGCGGCCGGCGTGGTGGGTTCCATCATCCTCCTCATCGTCCTCCTGGCCAGCCTACCCTTCATCACAGACAAGAACAGGAGGAGCTCCGTGGGGATCAATGCCTGCTTCCTGATCTGTACCCTGGGCCTCTTCTGCCTCACCTTCTCCTTCATCGTAGGGAAGGACTTCGCCACCTGCGCCTCGCGACGCTTCCTCTTCGGGGTGCTGTTCGCCGGGTGCTTTGCGTGTCTTCTCATGCAGTGTGTGAGGCTGAACCTCCTGACCCGCAGGGGGGATCAGGGGCCCCGGGCCTGGGTTCTGTGTCTGGGAGCCCTGGGGCTCTGGCTGGTGGAGGTGGTCATCAACACGGAGTGGCTGATCATTACCATTGTTCGCTACCCGCTGTCACCACTCAACGTTACAGGGACAGCACTAGGCACGGCCGCAGACGTGCCCTGTAACATTGCCAACCAAGACTTTGTCATGGCGCTGATCTACGTACTGAATCTTCTCCTAGCTGTCGTAGTGGCATCCTTACCCTCCCTGTGCGGGAAACACAAGCAGAGGCGCCAGGAGGGAGCCTTCATCCTCGTTACGGGTCTCCTCTCTGTTTTCATCTGGGTGGCCTGGATCACCATGTACGTCTGGGGGAACCTGAGAACCGGCGGACCCAGCTGGGATGACCCTACCCTGGCCATCGCCCTGGTCAGCAACGCCTGGGTGTTCCTGGTCCTCTACACCATCCCAGAGATCTGCTCTCTGACCCAGGAGGAGGGGGGTGTGCCGGGGTTCGGAGAGGACCTGTACCCAAGCAGAGGGGTGGGCTATGAGACCATCCTGAAAGATCAAGGAGCCCAGAATATGTTTATGGAGAACAAGGCTTTCTCTATGGATGAGCCCAACTCAG GTCCGAAGGTTGTGTCCCCATACAGCGGCTACAGTGGTCAGCTCCGCAGTTCTGTCTACCAGCCCACAGAGCTAGCTATCATTAGCAAGGGAATGGGGAAT CAGGAAATGTCCTATGAGTCTCGCATCCCCCGAGCCTCCATCAACAACAGCTCCCCGGCCCACAGAGGGGGCAGTACCCT GGTAATGGACTGCACAAGAAATCCCAGTGGTGAACACAGACTTTACGTTACACCTCTCTTCTCAAGACATTTTTGTTCATCCATTTTCCTCAAATCTGTTGACTCTATTTTGTTGTTGTCCATTGGATCCTTAATATGA
- the gprc5c gene encoding G-protein coupled receptor family C group 5 member C isoform X3: MDQTRKRLHLLLLPTAVTVWSLPVSMGASVTPGGCGSIVDSLYYSLCDLSAVWGIVLESFAAAGVVGSIILLIVLLASLPFITDKNRRSSVGINACFLICTLGLFCLTFSFIVGKDFATCASRRFLFGVLFAGCFACLLMQCVRLNLLTRRGDQGPRAWVLCLGALGLWLVEVVINTEWLIITIVRYPLSPLNVTGTALGTAADVPCNIANQDFVMALIYVLNLLLAVVVASLPSLCGKHKQRRQEGAFILVTGLLSVFIWVAWITMYVWGNLRTGGPSWDDPTLAIALVSNAWVFLVLYTIPEICSLTQEEGGVPGFGEDLYPSRGVGYETILKDQGAQNMFMENKAFSMDEPNSGPKVVSPYSGYSGQLRSSVYQPTELAIISKGMGNQEMSYESRIPRASINNSSPAHRGGSTLSVRTDEAADTQTQQGHSGNGLHKKSQW, from the exons ATGGATCAGACACGCAAGAGGCTTCATCTCCTTCTGCTCCCGACCGCTGTCACTGTCTGGTCTCTCCCCGTCTCGATGGGCGCCAGCGTGACCCCAGGGGGGTGTGGCTCCATTGTAGACTCCCTGTACTACAGCCTGTGTGACCTCAGCGCCGTATGGGGCATCGTGCTGGAGTCGTTCGCGGCGGCCGGCGTGGTGGGTTCCATCATCCTCCTCATCGTCCTCCTGGCCAGCCTACCCTTCATCACAGACAAGAACAGGAGGAGCTCCGTGGGGATCAATGCCTGCTTCCTGATCTGTACCCTGGGCCTCTTCTGCCTCACCTTCTCCTTCATCGTAGGGAAGGACTTCGCCACCTGCGCCTCGCGACGCTTCCTCTTCGGGGTGCTGTTCGCCGGGTGCTTTGCGTGTCTTCTCATGCAGTGTGTGAGGCTGAACCTCCTGACCCGCAGGGGGGATCAGGGGCCCCGGGCCTGGGTTCTGTGTCTGGGAGCCCTGGGGCTCTGGCTGGTGGAGGTGGTCATCAACACGGAGTGGCTGATCATTACCATTGTTCGCTACCCGCTGTCACCACTCAACGTTACAGGGACAGCACTAGGCACGGCCGCAGACGTGCCCTGTAACATTGCCAACCAAGACTTTGTCATGGCGCTGATCTACGTACTGAATCTTCTCCTAGCTGTCGTAGTGGCATCCTTACCCTCCCTGTGCGGGAAACACAAGCAGAGGCGCCAGGAGGGAGCCTTCATCCTCGTTACGGGTCTCCTCTCTGTTTTCATCTGGGTGGCCTGGATCACCATGTACGTCTGGGGGAACCTGAGAACCGGCGGACCCAGCTGGGATGACCCTACCCTGGCCATCGCCCTGGTCAGCAACGCCTGGGTGTTCCTGGTCCTCTACACCATCCCAGAGATCTGCTCTCTGACCCAGGAGGAGGGGGGTGTGCCGGGGTTCGGAGAGGACCTGTACCCAAGCAGAGGGGTGGGCTATGAGACCATCCTGAAAGATCAAGGAGCCCAGAATATGTTTATGGAGAACAAGGCTTTCTCTATGGATGAGCCCAACTCAG GTCCGAAGGTTGTGTCCCCATACAGCGGCTACAGTGGTCAGCTCCGCAGTTCTGTCTACCAGCCCACAGAGCTAGCTATCATTAGCAAGGGAATGGGGAAT CAGGAAATGTCCTATGAGTCTCGCATCCCCCGAGCCTCCATCAACAACAGCTCCCCGGCCCACAGAGGGGGCAGTACCCTGTCAGTACGCACCGACGAGGccgcagacacacaaacacagcaggGCCACAGT GGTAATGGACTGCACAAGAAATCCCAGTGGTGA
- the gprc5c gene encoding G-protein coupled receptor family C group 5 member C isoform X5, whose translation MDQTRKRLHLLLLPTAVTVWSLPVSMGASVTPGGCGSIVDSLYYSLCDLSAVWGIVLESFAAAGVVGSIILLIVLLASLPFITDKNRRSSVGINACFLICTLGLFCLTFSFIVGKDFATCASRRFLFGVLFAGCFACLLMQCVRLNLLTRRGDQGPRAWVLCLGALGLWLVEVVINTEWLIITIVRYPLSPLNVTGTALGTAADVPCNIANQDFVMALIYVLNLLLAVVVASLPSLCGKHKQRRQEGAFILVTGLLSVFIWVAWITMYVWGNLRTGGPSWDDPTLAIALVSNAWVFLVLYTIPEICSLTQEEGGVPGFGEDLYPSRGVGYETILKDQGAQNMFMENKAFSMDEPNSGPKVVSPYSGYSGQLRSSVYQPTELAIISKGMGNGNGLHKKSQW comes from the exons ATGGATCAGACACGCAAGAGGCTTCATCTCCTTCTGCTCCCGACCGCTGTCACTGTCTGGTCTCTCCCCGTCTCGATGGGCGCCAGCGTGACCCCAGGGGGGTGTGGCTCCATTGTAGACTCCCTGTACTACAGCCTGTGTGACCTCAGCGCCGTATGGGGCATCGTGCTGGAGTCGTTCGCGGCGGCCGGCGTGGTGGGTTCCATCATCCTCCTCATCGTCCTCCTGGCCAGCCTACCCTTCATCACAGACAAGAACAGGAGGAGCTCCGTGGGGATCAATGCCTGCTTCCTGATCTGTACCCTGGGCCTCTTCTGCCTCACCTTCTCCTTCATCGTAGGGAAGGACTTCGCCACCTGCGCCTCGCGACGCTTCCTCTTCGGGGTGCTGTTCGCCGGGTGCTTTGCGTGTCTTCTCATGCAGTGTGTGAGGCTGAACCTCCTGACCCGCAGGGGGGATCAGGGGCCCCGGGCCTGGGTTCTGTGTCTGGGAGCCCTGGGGCTCTGGCTGGTGGAGGTGGTCATCAACACGGAGTGGCTGATCATTACCATTGTTCGCTACCCGCTGTCACCACTCAACGTTACAGGGACAGCACTAGGCACGGCCGCAGACGTGCCCTGTAACATTGCCAACCAAGACTTTGTCATGGCGCTGATCTACGTACTGAATCTTCTCCTAGCTGTCGTAGTGGCATCCTTACCCTCCCTGTGCGGGAAACACAAGCAGAGGCGCCAGGAGGGAGCCTTCATCCTCGTTACGGGTCTCCTCTCTGTTTTCATCTGGGTGGCCTGGATCACCATGTACGTCTGGGGGAACCTGAGAACCGGCGGACCCAGCTGGGATGACCCTACCCTGGCCATCGCCCTGGTCAGCAACGCCTGGGTGTTCCTGGTCCTCTACACCATCCCAGAGATCTGCTCTCTGACCCAGGAGGAGGGGGGTGTGCCGGGGTTCGGAGAGGACCTGTACCCAAGCAGAGGGGTGGGCTATGAGACCATCCTGAAAGATCAAGGAGCCCAGAATATGTTTATGGAGAACAAGGCTTTCTCTATGGATGAGCCCAACTCAG GTCCGAAGGTTGTGTCCCCATACAGCGGCTACAGTGGTCAGCTCCGCAGTTCTGTCTACCAGCCCACAGAGCTAGCTATCATTAGCAAGGGAATGGGGAAT GGTAATGGACTGCACAAGAAATCCCAGTGGTGA